DNA from Spirosoma oryzicola:
TGTCGCTGCTGGTATTGTACTTCTATTCACTGTATCGACAGGAAGAATTTTTCAGCAGGTTGGAGGGAAAGGCTCGTGTGGCCGGTCGAGTACTTATTTCCCGGCGTCACCTGCACGACGATTTTTTTAAAAACATGGTGCGTACCGATTTGCTCACCATCGTGGAGGAACAAATCAGTATTTACAATAGCCAGCATAATCTGGTATTTACGAATCGGACACTAAAAGAATCGGACTATTACAAAGAAAAGATCCCGTTGCTGGCTACCAATTCCATGGTTGAATTTAGAAGCGGTCATCTGGAGTCCATCGTCATACCATACCGTGATCGGGGACAACAATTTTATATTTTTGCCTCTGGTTACGACCGGATCGGCTTTGCCAAACTGAGTGCCTTACAGCAGATCACGCTGCTGTCAAATTTGCTGGGCTTTACGCTGATTGTACTAGCTGGTTGGTACTTTTCCGGGCGTGTACTAAAGCCTATTTCTCAAATCGTAGACGAGGTAGAGCAAATCACGGCTACGCATCTGCACAAGCGGGTAAACGAAGGAAATCGCCGGGATGAAATCGCTCAACTCGCCATGACGTTCAACCAAATGCTTTTCCGCCTGGAAGACGCGTTTGTTTCGCAACGCAGTTTTGTCTCTCATGCTTCCCACGAATTGCGCACACCGCTCACCAACACCCTGGGAACCCTGGAAACGTCCCTTCGGTATGATCAGGACCCAGTCGAATGGCGTCACAGTATGGAGATAGCCGTTGACGAGCTGAAAAAAGTAATCATCCTGACGAATGGTTTGCTTGGCCTGGCTAAGGTTACGGATGGAACTGTTGCCCTGACCGCCGTTCAGGTAGACGATTGCCTGCTTACAGCGATTGGGCAAGTACAAACCAAGTATCCGGGCCGAAGTCTACCGCTCCAATTTGTAACAAGCGAGGACGAATCATTTACGGTGAAAGGCAATGCGACATTGCTTACTACTGCTTTTTTGAACGTGCTTGATAATGCTTGTAAATACTCGAGCGAACCGGTTGCTGTACAACTCAAATCACGGGATGAGCAGATCATTGTGACCGTGACTGACCAGGGGAGAGGCATTTCAGAAACGGATGCCGTTCACATACTTGATCCTCTTTACCGGGGTGAGAATGTAAATGACGTGCCTGGTTACGGGATCGGTCTGGCTGTAACGCAAAAGATAATTGATCTACACCAGGGCAGTCTGCAAATCAGTTCGAATGTGAACAAAGGAACGTCCGTTACGATTAGTTTGCCCATTCAGCCGTGATTAGCTGGCTCTGCTTTAATTTCATTTTAATACATATAAATTTTAACGACCAAAAATACTTATTCATAATAGCAATGAAAAAGCAGAACCACGTTTATTGAAATGGTAACTATCTGATATACAGAATATTTTTTTGTTTGTAAAAACAATTTAATCCTGATTGGCTCCTTTAATAAAGAATTACAGATAGGCTACAAAGTTCATTAGAATTAATAATATCGGGTCTGTACTTTGCCGTTGGGACGAATAAAAGCGCAAAAGACGTGGGTTCATTTGACGCATTAGAATATAAAATATAACATTATTGATAAGGAGAGCGGTTTCTGCTATGTAACCGAGTTATACTTTAAATTTTTCTAATATCTTCTAATTTCCTTTTTACATCGTTTTAATACCGCTAAACTTCTTTTGTGTCAATAAACACAGACACAAGGTATGCAGCGTCGGTATTTCCCTTCGATTTTGCTATACGGCTTTGGGCTGGCACTGGCTCTTTCATTGGCGTTCAATGGGTTCCTGCTGTATGAGCAAAGCCACCAGCGAAGCATTTACGAATACGAACTGGGTAACTTAAGCCATTCGGTAGACGATGTGGTTTGGGAACAGCAGCTTTCTGAGTGTGAACGAGCCAATCAGCAAAAAGACAGTTTGCTTCGTCAATTAGAACAAGCTCCCAATGCCCCCCCGCCGGGCAAAGCGGTTGTGAGCCAGCGTACTGCTTCAAAGTAATACCATCTAATAATACAAACCCCTACTATTTAGCCATGTTACCTCAGGTTCTTATGAAAAGAATCCTCGTTCTCCTAAGCGTATGTGCCTTGTTTGGTACCATAAGCTGTTCGCACAAAGAAGAAGAAAAGGAAGAAGAAAAGGAATATTCGGTCACGAGTCCTCTGCTAAGAGACACGACGATCACGAATAACTATGTCTGTCAAATTCGCTCCATCCAGCACATCGAATTACGGGCGCTGGAAAAAGGGTATCTGCAAAAGATTTTTGTAGACGAAGGACAGTACGTCAAGAAAGGTCAGTTGATGTTTCAAATCCTGCCGGTGCAATACCAAGCGGAGCTACAGAAAGCTGAAGCCGAAGCCAATTTTGCCAATGTTGAATTCAGAAACACAAAGCAACTCGCCGATAGCAACATTGTCTCAAAAAATGAATTGGCTCTATCAAAAGCTAAATTAGACAAAGCAAAAGCGGAAGTGTCTCTGGCACAAGTTCACTTAGGTTTCACGGAAGTAAGAGCACCGTTCGATGGGATCATGGACCACTTCCAGGTACGATTGGGTAGTCTGGTTGACGAGGGTGACCTGTTAACCACGCTTTCGGACAACAGCAAAATGTGGGTCTATTTCAATGTGCCGGAAGCGGAGTACCTGAACTACAAAACCCACGCTCAGCAGGAAAATCTGAATAGTGTAAACCTGCTGATGGCGAACCAACAGCTTTTTAAATACCCAGGCGTAGTACAAACGGTTGAGGCTGACTTCAACAACGAAACCGGTAACATCGCGTTCCGGGCTACCTTCCCGAACCCCAATAGCTTACTGAGACATGGCGAAACTGGCAACATTCAAATGACTTTGCCGATGAAGAATGCCATGATTATTCCGCAGAAAGCCACTTTCGAAGTACTGGAGAAGAAGTATGTGTACGTGATCACCAAGGACAACAAGATTCAGTCGCGAGAAATCACGATAGCCGCCGAAATGCCACACATCTTCGTTGTTGGGTCTGGTCTGAAAAAAGACGACAAGATCCTGTTGGAAGGATTACGTCAGGTGAAAGAGAATGAAAAAATTGCCTATAAATACCAGCAGCCCGCTTCTGTCATCGCCAATCTGGGGCTGTACGCCGAGTAATCTGATCGTTTAAAAAAGCAGAAGACATGTTCACAAAATTCATTCGCAGGCCGGTATTCGCGATTATGATTTCGATCATGATCGTATTCATCGGCGTACTGGCCATTGAAAAACTTCCGGTTTCTCAATTTCCAGATATTGCCCCAACCACCGTAAACATATTTATTGATTATCCCGGATCGAGTGCGGACGTACTGGTTAAATCGACGCTGATTACGCTTGAACAGGCGATCAACGGGGTTCAGGACATGCGCTACATCGCTACGGATGCAACCAGCGCGGGCGAGGCTACTCTCCGGATTATTTTTGAACCCGGTACGGACCCGAACGATGCCGTTGTCCGGGTTAAAACAAGGGTTGACCAGGTAATGCCACTGCTGCCAGAACTTGTTCAGCGGGAAGGGGTTATTATCACGCCTGTTCAGCCCAGTATGTTGATGTACGTCAACCTCTACGCCAAGGAGAAAGGTATTGACGAGAAATTCCTGTTCAACTACGCTACGGTTAAAATGATCCCTGAAATCCAACGGACGAAAGGGGTAGCCAGAGCGCAGATATTAGGTAGCCGCCGGTACGCCATGCGGGTGTGGTTAGATCCAGACCGTATGCGGGCCTACAACGTATCGGTGGAAGAAGTAATGAAAGCAATGGGTGAGCAAAGTATCATCGGGCGACCAGGCCGTCTGGGACAAAGCTCGGGTATTGCCGCTCAATCGCTGGAGTACGTGCTTACCTATAAGGGACGATACAGTGATCCGAAAGAGTACGAAGGAATTATTATCCGCGCCAACTCCGCCGGGGAAAGTATTCACCTGAGAGATATTGCCCGGGTTGAACTGGGTAGTGAATTCGTTAACATCTATTCCAATCTGGATGGTCACCCTTCGGCGGCTATCGTACTCCGCCAGAACTACGGTAGCAACGCTAGCGAAGTTATTGAAGAGGTAAAACAGAAGCTGGAGGTCATGAAATCCTCGTTCCCGCCGGGCGTCGATTACAAAATCAGTTATGACGTTTCTCAATTCCTGGATGCGTCTATTGAGCAGGTAATCGATACACTACGGGATGCGTTTCTGCTGGTAGCCCTCGTTGTGTTCCTGTTCCTGGGCGACTGGCGTTCGACGCTTATCCCGATTATTGCGGTTCCGGTATCGTTGATTGGCGCGTTCTTCGTGATTCAGGCGTTTGGGCTATCCATTAACTTGATCACGCTCTTTGCTCTTGTACTGGCTATTGGTATTGTGGTCGATGATGCGATTGTGGTGGTGGAGGCCGTTCACGCCAAAATGGAGGAAAAGCCTCATCTAAGTCCCTTCGGAGCGGTCAAACAAGTGCTTGGCGAAATTAGCGGAGCTATTATCGCGATTACGCTGGTCATGGTGTCGGTGTTCCTGCCCATCTCCTTTATGTCGGGACCGGTTGGTACGTTCTACCGTCAGTTCTCGATTACGATGGCAAGTTCCATTGTGATTTCGGCCTTGATCGCCCTGACGCTCACGCCGGTATTGTGTGCCATGTTATTGAAAAATCATCATGGACACGTTCAGAAGAAAAATCCGCTGACTCGGGCGATTGACAGCTTTAACCGGGGATTCGATAAGATGACCGGCTGGTACGTAGGCTTGTTAAAACTGATCGTTAACCGCCGAGTGATCACCTTCGCTATTCTGGCTGCGTTCTGCGCCGGTATTGTATACGAGAATCAGATTCTTCCCGCCGGATTTATTCCAAACGAGGACCAGAGTACGATCTATGCGATCATCCAGACCCCTCCGGGTACGACGCTCGAAAAAACGAATCAGGTTTCGCGATCACTTCAGAAAATTTGCGAAGAGGTTCCTGGAATTGAGTCGGTATCGTCGCTGGCCGGTTACGAGATCATGACCGAAGGTCGGGGTTCGA
Protein-coding regions in this window:
- a CDS encoding ATP-binding protein translates to MLIRNRLTIIFTLLAMAIQITLSLLVLYFYSLYRQEEFFSRLEGKARVAGRVLISRRHLHDDFFKNMVRTDLLTIVEEQISIYNSQHNLVFTNRTLKESDYYKEKIPLLATNSMVEFRSGHLESIVIPYRDRGQQFYIFASGYDRIGFAKLSALQQITLLSNLLGFTLIVLAGWYFSGRVLKPISQIVDEVEQITATHLHKRVNEGNRRDEIAQLAMTFNQMLFRLEDAFVSQRSFVSHASHELRTPLTNTLGTLETSLRYDQDPVEWRHSMEIAVDELKKVIILTNGLLGLAKVTDGTVALTAVQVDDCLLTAIGQVQTKYPGRSLPLQFVTSEDESFTVKGNATLLTTAFLNVLDNACKYSSEPVAVQLKSRDEQIIVTVTDQGRGISETDAVHILDPLYRGENVNDVPGYGIGLAVTQKIIDLHQGSLQISSNVNKGTSVTISLPIQP
- a CDS encoding efflux RND transporter periplasmic adaptor subunit, coding for MKRILVLLSVCALFGTISCSHKEEEKEEEKEYSVTSPLLRDTTITNNYVCQIRSIQHIELRALEKGYLQKIFVDEGQYVKKGQLMFQILPVQYQAELQKAEAEANFANVEFRNTKQLADSNIVSKNELALSKAKLDKAKAEVSLAQVHLGFTEVRAPFDGIMDHFQVRLGSLVDEGDLLTTLSDNSKMWVYFNVPEAEYLNYKTHAQQENLNSVNLLMANQQLFKYPGVVQTVEADFNNETGNIAFRATFPNPNSLLRHGETGNIQMTLPMKNAMIIPQKATFEVLEKKYVYVITKDNKIQSREITIAAEMPHIFVVGSGLKKDDKILLEGLRQVKENEKIAYKYQQPASVIANLGLYAE
- a CDS encoding efflux RND transporter permease subunit — its product is MFTKFIRRPVFAIMISIMIVFIGVLAIEKLPVSQFPDIAPTTVNIFIDYPGSSADVLVKSTLITLEQAINGVQDMRYIATDATSAGEATLRIIFEPGTDPNDAVVRVKTRVDQVMPLLPELVQREGVIITPVQPSMLMYVNLYAKEKGIDEKFLFNYATVKMIPEIQRTKGVARAQILGSRRYAMRVWLDPDRMRAYNVSVEEVMKAMGEQSIIGRPGRLGQSSGIAAQSLEYVLTYKGRYSDPKEYEGIIIRANSAGESIHLRDIARVELGSEFVNIYSNLDGHPSAAIVLRQNYGSNASEVIEEVKQKLEVMKSSFPPGVDYKISYDVSQFLDASIEQVIDTLRDAFLLVALVVFLFLGDWRSTLIPIIAVPVSLIGAFFVIQAFGLSINLITLFALVLAIGIVVDDAIVVVEAVHAKMEEKPHLSPFGAVKQVLGEISGAIIAITLVMVSVFLPISFMSGPVGTFYRQFSITMASSIVISALIALTLTPVLCAMLLKNHHGHVQKKNPLTRAIDSFNRGFDKMTGWYVGLLKLIVNRRVITFAILAAFCAGIVYENQILPAGFIPNEDQSTIYAIIQTPPGTTLEKTNQVSRSLQKICEEVPGIESVSSLAGYEIMTEGRGSNAGTCLINLKPWSQRDKNVKEIMEELEGKSRNLGATVEFFEPPAIPGFGSSGGFSMRLLDKNTDTDYREFDKVNKQFMEDLGKRKELTGLFTFFAANYPQYELEIDNNLAMQKGVSIGKAMDNLNILIGSTYEQGFIKFNQFFKVYVQSDPSFRRLPSDILKLFVKNDAGEMVPYSAFMKLKKGQGPNEITRFNLYNSSAIQGLPAKGYTTADAIKAIREVSAKTLPKGYDIAFEGLSYDESMRGNETLYVFLIVVAFVYMVLAAQYESFIIPLAVLTSLPVGIFGSFFLLKLMGLENNIYAQIGLIMLVGLLGKNAVLIVEFAVQKRQQGETILAAAIEGAKVRFRPILMTSFAFVAGLIPLILARGAGAIGNRTIGASAMGGMIFGTVFGVVIIPGLYYIFGSLADGRKLIKGEEDESLTENLVHQLDSFPVTEESTDHA